The genomic segment AGCAGCTGGCCGATTTGTTGGCCCCGCGCGATCCCCACGATGGCGATGACATCGTGATGGAGGTCAAATCCGGTGCCGGTGGCGAGGAGGCTGCGCTCTTTGCCGGCGAGCTGGTGCGCATGTACCAAAAGTTCGCCGACAAGAACGGTTTCTCCACTGAGGTGCTGGATTTGGCCGAGTCGGATCTGGGTGGCGTGAAGGACATCACGCTGTCCATCCGCTCGAAGCAGCCCTCCCGCGACGGCGCCTGGAGCGTGTTTAAGTTCGAGGGCGGAGTGCACCGTGTGCAGCGCGTGCCCGTCACCGAATCGCAAGGTCGTATCCAAACCTCGGCGGCCGGCGTGCTCGTCTACCCCGAGCCGGAAGAGGTGGAGGATGTGGAGATCGACGAGAAGGATATCCGCGTGGACGTCTACCGTTCTTCCGGCAAGGGCGGCCAGGGCGTGAACACCACTGACTCGGCCGTGCGCATCACCCACCTGCCGACCGGTGTGGTGGTGACCTGCCAGAAGGAGCGTTCGCAGATTCAAAACCGCGCCCGCGCCATGCAGGTGCTGGCCGCTCGTCTGCAGCAGATGCGGGAGGAAGAAGCCGAGGCTGAGGC from the Corynebacterium ciconiae DSM 44920 genome contains:
- the prfA gene encoding peptide chain release factor 1, with amino-acid sequence MSQVSAVDDILAEYHGLEQQMADPELHNDQKAARRVAKRYSELGPIVKVYRELESTREDHEAAKEMAYEDHDFAEEAERLGQRAVELEEQLADLLAPRDPHDGDDIVMEVKSGAGGEEAALFAGELVRMYQKFADKNGFSTEVLDLAESDLGGVKDITLSIRSKQPSRDGAWSVFKFEGGVHRVQRVPVTESQGRIQTSAAGVLVYPEPEEVEDVEIDEKDIRVDVYRSSGKGGQGVNTTDSAVRITHLPTGVVVTCQKERSQIQNRARAMQVLAARLQQMREEEAEAEAAEGRASQVRTMDRSERIRTYNWPENRISDHRINYKANNLDSVLDGQLEELFTALQAAERAARLEAEN